The DNA region AATGGCCCATTTGAATGACAATCTTGAAAAGAGCTACGACGAGAGCGTGGCTAACTTTGACTCGCACTTAGTAGCAGAAACTCCGGTCTTCAACCAGCTCTACGAGCTGGTTACAAAGCTGAAGGCCCTGGAAGACCTATTCTACAATCTTGACAAGCTCCACGACTCTGGAAAGCTAAAATTTGACCTGTATCTCAAAAATGCGCGCCAGATTGCACGCGAGCAATGTCTTCTCAAACTGCAcatcgagaagctggcgCAAATCTGCTCCCTCGATACGGCCTGACAAGGCCCTTATTAATCAACACCTAGCACCGGATAGGGTTGcagattgaaaaatttgtttggctccaaaaatatCCCAAGTGTATATAAATTTGCTTCAGATATAAAAAATCGAAAAGCCACCAAAACAAACTTAAAGTTAGTGCCTTTTGTCATACATTAGCGATACCGAGGTATCCTAATTCTCTGTTGAGTGAAGCGTTTGATTGTCTTCAAACAAGCGATTGAAAGGGGGAAGACTGCGGAAGTCAAAAGAGGTACATTTCATGGCTGCCTCAGGAACCACAGAAAGACACCCCAACTCAGCGATGTTCAAGCTGGGAAAGATCCTAGGAATTTCCAATAACAAGAACGCATCAGGAACAGAGTCAACGTCACCTGCTACCAGCTCAAACGCGTCCCTGAGCTCTAGTCCCTCATCTCCCACGTTGCAGGCGAAGAATACTTCAGACTTGAACTACAAAGAGGCCAAGCTCCACTCGAATTCGACCTCCTCTTTGGTCAGCGCCAATATAGGCAATGGCGCACGCAAAGCCAGAAGCCCTGGCCAGAGCTCCTTGCAGGGTCCGGGAAACATTGCCCCAATAAGCCTAAATTCGAGCGATGCTGCGCCTTTGTCCCGGTCTGGGTCGATGGCATCTAAACATCCACAGGTGGCTCGTTTCCTGATGCGCGAAGACGGAACCCACGAGCATCATCTTCGAAACACCAAGAGACAGGAAAAATTGGGCCAGATGGTGAAGGATTGGCTCGGAGCCAAGAAATTAAGAAATTCAGCCGTTTCAGCCATTCCTAATATTTTGTCCTCCTCGAATTTGGCTGCGCTCGacaacgaggccaaggccCGGGTGGACGCAGCAACAAATAAGAATCTCCCTCCAACTTTGCTGTCTGGTCTTTTGAACCAGGTGAAACGAGGCGATATTACCCAGTTCTCTGGGCCTGACAACGCCATCCAGCAGCCCAGCACCGCCATGAGTGTGAATATGAAACCTGAAGCGGCGGACGATCGTCTGTTCGTGGAAAAATACGGCGAGTGCCAGGAAGTGATTGGTCGCGGTGCGTTTGGAGTGGTGCGTGTGGCCCATAAAAAGGTGGCCAAGGATGGTTCTGACGGAATTACAGAAATCCTCTACGCAGTCAAGGAATTCAGAAGACGTCCTAACGAAAGTGACAAACGCTACTCCAAACGACTGACGAGCGAGTTCTGTAtatcctcgtcgttgaagCATCTGAACATCATATCTACCATCGATCTGTTAAAAGATGCAAAGAGCGATTATTGCGAAGTTATGGAGTACTGTTCAGGAGGCGATCTGTACTCTTTGATTGTGACGGCAGGAAGGCTGGAATATGCAGAGGCAGATTGCTtcttcaaacagctggtcAGGGGCCTCAACTATATGCACAAGATGGGCGTTGCTCACCGGGATCTGAAACCAGAAAACCTGCTGCTCACGTCAGAAGGAACGCTGAAAATTACCGATTTCGGTAACGCCGAGTGCTTCAAAATGGCGTGGGAGGACGAAGTGCAACTGAGTCATGGAATCTGCGGTTCTTCGCCGTATATTGCACCCGAGGAGTACACGCAGAAGGAGTTTGACCCGAGACCCATAGACGTCTGGGCGTGCGGTGTGATATACATGGCCATGCGCACCGGTCGGCAACTTTGGAAGCTCGCCAACGTAGACGACGAGTTCTTCACCACATATCTGCAGAAAAGGAAGGACGCCAAAGGCTACGAACCTATAGAGGGTCTCAAGCGTGCGAGATGCAGGAACGTTATATACTCTGTGCTGGATCCTCTCCCGCAGAGAAGGATCACGTGTGCCCAGATACTGAATAGCGAGTGGGTGCGAGAAATCAAAGTTTGCAAGGCTGGCGACTGCGGAAAAAGAGTCGAGTAGAGTGTTGCATATAGAATTAACGAGTTACGAGAGCATTGATTTAATTGCGAAAATGTAAGGCCAGTGTAAAGATGTGGTGGCATTTTTCCGGGTGCTAGAAAAAGTTCGGGATCATATTATTATCAATTTAATTTGATCCCGACACCAGAACACTGCGAGCTGGCGATTTTGATGGGCCACTAGTACACATCACCGCTGAAATTTGAGATTGGTTACAATGCAATCAAGCTCATATTTGTTACAGAACTGGGAGCGTCTGGTATCTGCCCGAATCACGGCATGGCTCCAAGTGCTGCAATCCAAGCACCGCAGAATTTTGCAACATTTGCTGGAGCATCCAACCGCCTTTATTCTCTGGCCGACCACGATCCTCTTTGTGCTGAGCTATCCGACGCTCTACTCGCTATATGCGTCCACATCGAGCGTTTTTCCAACATCTCTTAGCGACACCAGCTACGTTAAGACGGTTGATATTCATCTCGCTGACAGCCCGCTGGTCGAGCCTGACTTCTACATGAAAAGCGTGTGGATCCAGCCGAACCTAGATTGCGAAAATAGCACGTTGCCTGGCGTGATGGAAGACACCGCGAAAAGGAAGTCTCAGCGAGCTCTAAATAAGGAATTTTTGCTGGATGTCTTGCATTTACAGCAAGAATTACTGCATGACCTAGAGTCAGGAGACAATTTATTGGAAAATGGATCGATACACATCCACTCGCCTCTTGAATACTGGCATAATAACGAAACGTTGCTGCGCAGCGACAAAAATGTGCTAAAAACGATTCATCTGATGGAGTCTCAAAAAGCTAATTGGAGGGTCCCTCTATCGCAATTTCGGCTGCTTTCAGGAATCAGCAAAGTGGATGGAATAGTGAAGAGCGCTGACTCGTTGCAGCTGTGCATCATTTACCCGACCCAGGTCTCACGCcattttgagcaaatttgGGAGGAAAATTTGCAGACGGCTAGACTAAACAACAAGTTCCAAATCTTTGAGGCAGAGaatgctggaaaaatcaaCTTTGAGCTCACCTACAAAAGATGTAATTTTCTGGAGAGTGCTCTGGTAGCTGCTGCTCCTATGCTTGTGGCTGTCTATGCTATAATAGCTCTAACCAATATTCACTCCATCAAGTCGAGAACCGGCCTATTGTGTGCATATATTGTCCAGATCACTTTATCCATACTGTCAAGTGCAACTTTGTCAACGTACTTTTATAGGACTCTGGACCTTTCCCAGCTCCCGCTTTTGGTCACCCTGTCAATCGTGCTCCTGGTGAGCATAGAAAATACTTTTCGACTGGTGGTCGCCACCTCGCGGACGTCCGAAGAGATGTCTGTGAGCACGCGGATTTGCAAAGCAGCGCTTTCCAGCCATCCGTTGTCCACGACAATAGTCCTCGCCGACATCGCTCTGTTGGTCTTGGCGTTGCCCTTTCTCAGCGAGCTCGCAAGAAAGCACGTGCTTTTCACTTCGCTGGCCCTGGTGTTTGACCATCTGTTGCACATCACCTACTTCACGACAATTGTGGGAATAGACATACGCCGACTTGAGCTGCAAGATCTTTTGCAAAGGTCAAATAAGCACGACGGTTCTCCGGATCAGGAGATGCAAATGAGGCCGCTTGGTTCTGGCTCTATTTTCTCTTCAGCTTTGCTCCACCCACAGAACAACAGAAACCATGGGGTGTCGCTTTGGACAACTGCAAGACAGTACCTCTTCAAGGTGAAGCTTCCGCTATTCAGGTCCTTGCGCTCAAGTGTTGCAGTCGCTCTGGTTGTATTTTTACTGATATTCAAATGGACCTGTGGCGTGAACTGCCACATTCCCCAAACGTTCACGTCTATACAGTCGGCTGCAAACGCTTCTGTGGAGGCTCTTCAAAGCATGtctttgaatttttttcccaaTAAAAAAGTGCTGGCATCGGAGCTACTTCAGCTATACTCAAGAAATGCGAACACTCAGAAAAACCAGTTTATCGTTTCCGTTTTAGATCCCACAGTGGTTCTTGCGAAAGACGCTGTGCAACCTTTTGCGGAGCCGCGGCTTATCGGCTTCGACCAGGGAATGattttcaattttgacaTGCTATacattttggagtttttgaGTTGTTTGACGTTTGTGGTGTCCAGTGCGCCTCTCATTCTCAAATATTTTCTGGCCAAGGACGGCATCGACGTGTCTTCAGGGCTGGGAGGAACTTTGGAAACCGCTCCTGAAAACCAGCACACCACTTTCAACTCCAAAGAACTGGTAAACGGCCATTTTTTGGACGTGGTGCGCATATCCACCTCTCCCTGTCCCTTCATAGTTTCAGTGGGGATGGACCACAAGATTCTGGTTTGGTCTCCAATGACAGTTCCTCTTCCCCCTCCTACCCAGCTGCCTCTCAGCGGAACTTTACTGCCTGTCACCAACGTGGTGATGTCAAACACCGGCTCTCTAATTACTGTGTTCAGCAAATCTGGTGCGGTGAAGTGCTGGTCGCGGTTCACCATGTCATGGATATGGACATGTCAGGTCGCTGAGCTGATAAACGACACTCCGCTGGAGTCTTTTTTCAGAGCTCGAACCAGTCCGCAGCTATCGCGCTCCAAAACTAAGACTGTCACGCGGAAATCAaagctggccaaacagGTGCACATGGACGACAGCTCGTCTTCCGATGACAGTTCTACGCCGCCTCTGCGTCCGACAGGTCGCGGAAGGACGTCTTTAAACCCGGCTTTTCTTGGTCATGGACGGTCGCCGTCCGTGGATTCAACGTTTGACCGGGGCAAGCATTGTGGCTTCAatgtgaaaaaaaacgaggagtttgtgatggtgctgaaaaacggcGATATGGTGACTGTTAACTGCGCAGACGGGTCGATGACCAGGACGAATTTGACCCAGCTGAAATTAGTATGCTGCAGAAAAATAGCCACACCTAGAGTTAACGACAGAATCGTGGGAGTGCTAGACGACGGGTCTTTGGTGGTGGCCACGGCGAT from Ogataea parapolymorpha DL-1 chromosome V, whole genome shotgun sequence includes:
- a CDS encoding Serine/threonine-protein kinase HAL4/SAT4, which gives rise to MAASGTTERHPNSAMFKLGKILGISNNKNASGTESTSPATSSNASLSSSPSSPTLQAKNTSDLNYKEAKLHSNSTSSLVSANIGNGARKARSPGQSSLQGPGNIAPISLNSSDAAPLSRSGSMASKHPQVARFLMREDGTHEHHLRNTKRQEKLGQMVKDWLGAKKLRNSAVSAIPNILSSSNLAALDNEAKARVDAATNKNLPPTLLSGLLNQVKRGDITQFSGPDNAIQQPSTAMSVNMKPEAADDRLFVEKYGECQEVIGRGAFGVVRVAHKKVAKDGSDGITEILYAVKEFRRRPNESDKRYSKRLTSEFCISSSLKHLNIISTIDLLKDAKSDYCEVMEYCSGGDLYSLIVTAGRLEYAEADCFFKQLVRGLNYMHKMGVAHRDLKPENLLLTSEGTLKITDFGNAECFKMAWEDEVQLSHGICGSSPYIAPEEYTQKEFDPRPIDVWACGVIYMAMRTGRQLWKLANVDDEFFTTYLQKRKDAKGYEPIEGLKRARCRNVIYSVLDPLPQRRITCAQILNSEWVREIKVCKAGDCGKRVE